In Streptomyces sp. NBC_00433, a single genomic region encodes these proteins:
- the rpsL gene encoding 30S ribosomal protein S12, which produces MPTIQQLVRKGRQDKVEKNKTPALKGSPQRRGVCTRVYTTTPKKPNSALRKVARVRLTSGIEVTAYIPGEGHNLQEHSIVLVRGGRVKDLPGVRYKIIRGSLDTQGVKNRKQARSRYGAKKEK; this is translated from the coding sequence GTGCCTACGATCCAGCAGCTGGTCCGAAAGGGCCGGCAGGACAAGGTCGAGAAGAACAAAACGCCCGCGCTGAAGGGGTCCCCCCAGCGTCGTGGCGTTTGCACGCGTGTGTACACGACCACCCCGAAGAAGCCGAACTCGGCCCTGCGCAAGGTCGCGCGTGTGCGCCTTACCAGTGGTATCGAGGTCACCGCTTACATCCCGGGCGAGGGCCACAACCTGCAGGAGCACTCGATCGTGCTCGTGCGTGGCGGTCGTGTGAAGGACCTGCCGGGTGTTCGGTACAAGATCATCCGCGGCTCCCTCGACACGCAGGGCGTCAAGAACCGTAAGCAGGCTCGCAGCCGCTACGGCGCCAAGAAGGAGAAGTAA
- a CDS encoding DUF1707 and DUF4190 domain-containing protein translates to MLAGDADRERAVNVLKDAFTEGRLKQPEYEDRVGLVYQSRTYEELDRITADIPTPPPPPPPPLMPPGLLPGAYLPGAPPYVTMVPAMPSTNGQAVASLVCGICGTFTMGLASIPAVILGHRAKSEIRRTGQQGEGMAIAGLILGYLTLAGFAAMVMLFTVIAVVGNT, encoded by the coding sequence ATGCTGGCCGGGGATGCGGATCGGGAGAGAGCGGTGAACGTCCTCAAGGACGCTTTCACCGAGGGGCGGCTCAAGCAGCCGGAGTACGAGGACCGGGTCGGCCTGGTCTACCAGTCCCGTACGTACGAGGAGCTGGACCGGATCACGGCGGACATTCCCACGCCGCCGCCACCGCCGCCGCCGCCCTTGATGCCGCCGGGCCTGCTGCCGGGGGCCTACCTGCCGGGGGCGCCGCCGTACGTCACGATGGTGCCGGCGATGCCGTCGACCAACGGGCAGGCCGTCGCGTCGCTGGTGTGCGGCATATGCGGCACCTTCACGATGGGGCTGGCGTCGATCCCGGCGGTGATCCTGGGCCACCGCGCCAAGAGCGAGATCCGCAGGACCGGGCAGCAGGGCGAGGGCATGGCGATCGCCGGGCTGATCCTGGGGTATCTGACCCTCGCGGGCTTCGCGGCAATGGTGATGCTGTTCACGGTGATCGCTGTGGTGGGCAACACGTGA
- the rpsG gene encoding 30S ribosomal protein S7: MPRKGPAPKRPVIIDPVYGSPLVTSLVNKILLHGKRSTAERIVYGALEGVREKGGADPVITLKRALENIKPTLEVKSRRVGGATYQVPVEVRPGRQNTLALRWMVGYSRARREKTMTERLMNEILDASNGLGASVKRREDTHKMAESNKAFAHYRW; this comes from the coding sequence ATGCCTCGTAAGGGCCCCGCCCCGAAGCGCCCGGTCATCATCGACCCGGTTTACGGCTCCCCGCTGGTGACGTCGCTCGTCAACAAGATCCTCCTGCACGGGAAGCGCTCCACTGCTGAGCGCATCGTGTACGGCGCTCTGGAGGGCGTGCGCGAGAAGGGCGGTGCCGACCCGGTCATCACGCTCAAGCGCGCTCTGGAGAACATCAAGCCGACCCTTGAGGTCAAGTCCCGCCGCGTCGGCGGCGCGACCTACCAGGTGCCGGTCGAGGTCCGTCCGGGCCGCCAGAACACGCTGGCGCTGCGCTGGATGGTCGGGTACTCCCGCGCCCGTCGCGAGAAGACCATGACCGAGCGCCTGATGAACGAGATCCTCGACGCCAGCAATGGCCTGGGCGCGTCTGTGAAGCGCCGCGAGGACACGCACAAGATGGCCGAGTCCAACAAGGCCTTCGCGCACTACCGCTGGTAG
- the rplL gene encoding 50S ribosomal protein L7/L12, which translates to MATKLTQDELLAQFETLTLIELAEFVKAFEDKFDVTAAAPVAVAGPAGPGVVADAVEEQDEFDVILTGAGEKKIQVIKVVRELTSLGLKEAKDLVDGAPKPVLEKVTKEAAEKGAESLKAAGASVEVK; encoded by the coding sequence ATGGCGACCAAGCTCACCCAGGACGAACTGCTCGCCCAGTTCGAGACCCTCACCCTCATCGAGCTCGCCGAGTTCGTGAAGGCCTTCGAGGACAAGTTCGACGTCACGGCCGCCGCCCCGGTCGCCGTCGCCGGCCCCGCGGGCCCGGGTGTCGTCGCGGACGCCGTCGAGGAGCAGGACGAGTTCGACGTCATCCTCACCGGCGCCGGCGAGAAGAAGATCCAGGTCATCAAGGTTGTGCGTGAGCTGACCTCGCTGGGCCTGAAGGAGGCCAAGGACCTCGTGGACGGCGCTCCCAAGCCCGTCCTGGAGAAGGTCACCAAGGAGGCCGCGGAGAAGGGCGCCGAGTCGCTCAAGGCCGCCGGCGCCTCGGTCGAGGTCAAGTAA
- the rplA gene encoding 50S ribosomal protein L1, with the protein MSKRSKSLRAADAKIDQERLYAPLEAVRLAKDTATTKFDSTVEVAFRLGVDPRKADQMVRGTVNLPHGTGKTARVLVFATGDRAAAAEAAGADIVGSDELIDEVAKGRLDFDAVVATPDLMGKVGRLGRVLGPRGLMPNPKTGTVTPDVAKAVTEIKGGKIEFRVDKHSNLHFIIGKVSFDETLLVENYAAALDEILRLKPSAAKGRYVKKAAVSTTMGPGIQIDPNRTRNLLVEEDPASI; encoded by the coding sequence GTGAGCAAGCGCAGCAAGTCTCTCCGCGCTGCGGACGCCAAGATCGACCAGGAGCGCCTGTACGCGCCCCTGGAGGCTGTCCGTCTCGCCAAGGACACCGCGACCACCAAGTTCGACTCGACCGTCGAGGTCGCCTTCCGCCTGGGTGTCGACCCGCGCAAGGCCGACCAGATGGTCCGTGGCACCGTGAACCTTCCGCACGGCACCGGCAAGACCGCCCGGGTCCTGGTCTTCGCGACCGGTGACCGTGCTGCGGCCGCGGAAGCCGCGGGAGCCGACATCGTCGGCTCCGACGAACTCATCGACGAGGTGGCGAAGGGCCGGCTGGACTTCGACGCCGTCGTCGCCACCCCGGACCTCATGGGCAAGGTCGGCCGCCTCGGCCGCGTCCTCGGCCCGCGTGGTCTGATGCCGAACCCGAAGACCGGCACCGTGACGCCCGACGTGGCGAAGGCGGTCACCGAGATCAAGGGCGGCAAGATCGAATTCCGCGTCGACAAGCACTCCAACCTGCACTTCATCATCGGCAAGGTCTCCTTCGACGAGACCCTGCTGGTGGAGAACTACGCAGCGGCGCTGGACGAGATCCTGCGGCTCAAGCCGTCCGCGGCCAAGGGTCGCTACGTCAAGAAGGCTGCCGTGTCCACCACCATGGGCCCCGGCATCCAGATCGACCCCAACCGCACCCGCAACCTCCTGGTCGAGGAGGACCCGGCGTCGATCTGA
- a CDS encoding DNA-directed RNA polymerase subunit beta' — protein MLDVNFFDELRIGLATADDIRTWSHGEVKKPETINYRTLKPEKDGLFCEKIFGPTRDWECYCGKYKRVRFKGIICERCGVEVTRAKVRRERMGHIELAAPVTHIWYFKGVPSRLGYLLDLAPKDLEKVIYFAAYMITWVDDERRTRDLPSLEAQVSVERQQVEQRRDADVEGRQKKLESDLGELENEGAKADVRRKVREGAEREMKQLRDRAQREIDRLDEVWARFKNLKVQDLEGDELLYRELRDRFGTYFQGSMGAAALQKRLESFDLEQEAERLREIIRTGKGQKKTRALKRLKVVSAFLQTTNKPNGMVLDCVPVIPPDLRPMVQLDGGRFATSDLNDLYRRVINRNNRLKRLLDLGAPEIIVNNEKRMLQEAVDALFDNGRRGRPVTGPGNRPLKSLSDMLKGKQGRFRQNLLGKRVDYSARSVIVVGPQLKLHQCGLPKAMALELFKPFVMKRLVDLNHAQNIKSAKRMVERGRTVVYDVLEEVIAEHPVLLNRAPTLHRLGIQAFEPQLVEGKAIQIHPLVCTAFNADFDGDQMAVHLPLSAEAQAEARILMLSSNNILKPADGRPVTMPTQDMVLGLFFLTTDSEEREVIGEGRAFGSAAEAIMAFDNRELSMQAPVDIRFPVGTVPPRGWLPPEPGEGEQPYQLGDSFRLRTTLGRALFNELLPEDYPFVDYAVGKKQLSEIVNDLAERYPKVIVAATLDNLKAAGFHWATRSGVTVSVTDIVVPEAKKAIIASYEAQDEKVQKQYERGLITKQERSDELINIWTKATNEVAAAMNANFPKTNPIFMMVDSGARGNMMQMRQIAGMRGLVSNAKNETIPRPIKASFREGLSVLEYFISTHGARKGLADTALRTADSGYLTRRLVDVSQDVIIREEDCGTERGLKLRIAERGQDGTLRKADDVETSVYARMLAEDVVVDGKVIAPANVDLGDVLIDQLVRHGVEEVKTRSILTCESAVGTCAYCYGRSLATGKLVDIGEAVGIIAAQSIGEPGTQLTMRTFHTGGVAGDDITQGLPRVVELFEARVPKGVAPISEAAGRVRIEETEKTKKLVVTPDDGSEELAYPISKRVKLQVGEGDHVEVGQKLTYGATNPHDVLRILGQRQVQIHLVAEVQKVYNSQGVSIHDKHIEIIIRQMLRRVTIIESGDAELLPGELVERGRFETENRRVVSEGGHPASGRPQLMGITKASLATESWLSAASFQETTRVLTDAAIHAKSDSLLGLKENVIIGKLIPAGTGLSRYRNIRVEPTEEAKAAMYSAVGYDDIDYSPFGTGSGQAVPLEDYDYGPYNG, from the coding sequence GTGCTCGACGTCAACTTCTTCGACGAGCTGCGGATCGGCCTCGCCACCGCGGACGACATCCGGACCTGGTCGCACGGCGAAGTGAAGAAGCCGGAGACCATCAACTACCGCACCCTCAAGCCGGAAAAGGACGGGCTCTTCTGCGAGAAGATCTTCGGTCCCACCCGGGACTGGGAGTGCTACTGCGGCAAGTACAAGCGGGTTCGCTTCAAGGGCATCATCTGCGAGCGCTGCGGCGTCGAGGTCACTCGCGCCAAGGTGCGCCGTGAGCGGATGGGCCACATCGAGCTTGCCGCTCCCGTCACCCACATCTGGTACTTCAAGGGCGTCCCGTCGCGTCTGGGATACCTGCTCGACCTCGCCCCGAAGGACCTGGAGAAGGTCATCTACTTCGCGGCGTACATGATCACCTGGGTCGACGACGAGCGCCGCACCCGCGACCTGCCCTCCCTGGAGGCCCAGGTCTCGGTGGAGCGCCAGCAGGTCGAGCAGCGCCGCGACGCGGACGTCGAGGGCCGGCAGAAGAAGCTGGAATCCGACCTCGGCGAGCTGGAGAACGAGGGCGCCAAGGCCGATGTCCGCCGCAAGGTCCGTGAGGGCGCCGAGCGCGAGATGAAGCAGCTGCGCGACCGCGCGCAGCGCGAGATCGACCGCCTCGACGAGGTGTGGGCCCGCTTCAAGAACCTCAAGGTCCAGGACCTGGAGGGCGACGAGCTGCTCTACCGCGAGCTGCGCGACCGCTTCGGCACGTACTTCCAGGGCTCGATGGGTGCCGCGGCGCTGCAGAAGCGCCTGGAGTCCTTCGACCTGGAGCAGGAGGCCGAGCGCCTCCGCGAGATCATCCGCACCGGCAAGGGCCAGAAGAAGACCCGGGCGCTCAAGCGCCTCAAGGTCGTCTCCGCCTTCCTGCAGACCACCAACAAGCCCAACGGCATGGTGCTGGACTGCGTCCCGGTGATCCCGCCGGACCTGCGTCCGATGGTGCAGCTGGACGGTGGCCGCTTCGCGACCTCCGACCTGAACGACCTGTACCGCCGCGTGATCAACCGCAACAACCGCCTGAAGCGGCTTCTCGACCTCGGCGCGCCCGAGATCATCGTGAACAACGAGAAGCGCATGCTCCAGGAGGCCGTGGACGCGCTCTTCGACAACGGCCGCCGCGGCCGCCCGGTCACCGGACCGGGCAACCGCCCGCTGAAGTCGCTGTCCGACATGCTCAAGGGCAAGCAGGGCCGCTTCCGGCAGAACCTGCTCGGCAAGCGCGTCGACTACTCCGCCCGTTCGGTGATCGTCGTCGGCCCGCAGCTCAAGCTGCACCAGTGCGGCCTGCCCAAGGCCATGGCGCTGGAGCTCTTCAAGCCGTTCGTGATGAAGCGCCTGGTGGACCTGAACCACGCGCAGAACATCAAGTCGGCCAAGCGCATGGTCGAGCGCGGCCGTACGGTCGTCTACGACGTGCTGGAAGAGGTCATCGCCGAGCACCCGGTGCTGCTGAACCGTGCGCCGACCCTGCACCGCCTGGGCATCCAGGCCTTCGAGCCGCAGCTGGTCGAGGGCAAGGCCATCCAGATCCACCCGCTGGTCTGCACCGCCTTCAACGCGGACTTCGACGGCGACCAGATGGCCGTGCACCTTCCGCTGTCCGCGGAGGCGCAGGCCGAGGCCCGCATCCTGATGCTGTCCTCGAACAACATCCTCAAGCCGGCCGACGGCCGTCCGGTCACCATGCCGACCCAGGACATGGTGCTGGGCCTGTTCTTCCTGACCACGGACTCCGAGGAGCGCGAGGTCATCGGAGAGGGCCGGGCGTTCGGCTCCGCCGCCGAGGCGATCATGGCGTTCGACAACCGTGAGCTGTCGATGCAGGCGCCGGTCGACATCCGCTTCCCGGTGGGCACCGTCCCGCCGCGCGGCTGGCTGCCGCCGGAGCCCGGCGAGGGCGAGCAGCCCTACCAGCTCGGCGACAGCTTCCGGCTGCGGACGACCCTGGGCCGCGCGCTCTTCAACGAGCTGCTGCCCGAGGACTACCCGTTCGTGGACTACGCGGTCGGCAAGAAGCAGCTCTCCGAGATCGTCAACGACCTCGCCGAGCGCTACCCGAAGGTCATCGTGGCGGCGACGCTCGACAACCTGAAGGCGGCGGGCTTCCACTGGGCGACCCGTTCCGGCGTCACCGTCTCGGTCACCGACATCGTGGTGCCGGAGGCGAAGAAGGCGATCATCGCGTCCTACGAGGCACAGGACGAGAAGGTCCAGAAGCAGTACGAGCGCGGCCTGATCACCAAGCAGGAGCGCTCGGACGAGCTGATCAACATCTGGACCAAGGCGACCAACGAGGTTGCCGCGGCGATGAACGCCAACTTCCCGAAGACCAACCCGATCTTCATGATGGTCGACTCGGGCGCCCGCGGAAACATGATGCAGATGCGTCAGATCGCGGGTATGCGAGGCCTGGTCTCGAACGCCAAGAACGAGACCATCCCGCGGCCCATCAAGGCGTCCTTCCGTGAAGGCCTGTCCGTGCTGGAGTACTTCATCTCCACCCACGGTGCCCGTAAGGGTCTGGCCGACACCGCGCTGCGTACCGCCGACTCGGGTTACCTGACCCGTCGTCTGGTGGACGTCTCGCAGGACGTGATCATCCGTGAGGAGGACTGCGGCACCGAGCGCGGTCTGAAGCTGCGGATCGCGGAGCGCGGCCAGGACGGCACGCTGCGCAAGGCGGACGACGTCGAGACCAGCGTGTACGCGCGGATGCTCGCCGAGGACGTCGTGGTGGACGGCAAGGTCATCGCGCCGGCCAACGTCGACCTGGGTGACGTGCTGATCGACCAGCTCGTGCGGCACGGCGTCGAAGAGGTCAAGACCCGCTCGATCCTCACCTGCGAGTCGGCCGTCGGTACGTGCGCGTACTGCTACGGGCGTTCGCTGGCCACCGGCAAGCTGGTGGACATCGGCGAGGCGGTCGGCATCATCGCCGCCCAGTCGATCGGTGAGCCCGGCACCCAGCTGACGATGCGTACCTTCCACACCGGTGGTGTGGCGGGTGACGACATCACGCAGGGTCTGCCGCGTGTCGTCGAGCTGTTCGAGGCCCGTGTCCCGAAGGGTGTCGCCCCGATCTCCGAGGCGGCGGGCCGGGTGCGGATCGAGGAGACCGAGAAGACCAAGAAGCTCGTCGTCACCCCCGACGACGGCTCCGAGGAGCTGGCCTACCCGATCTCCAAGCGCGTCAAGCTGCAGGTGGGCGAGGGCGACCACGTCGAGGTCGGCCAGAAGCTCACCTACGGTGCGACCAACCCGCACGACGTGCTGCGGATCCTGGGCCAGCGCCAGGTGCAGATCCACCTGGTCGCCGAGGTCCAGAAGGTCTACAACTCGCAGGGTGTGTCGATCCACGACAAGCACATCGAGATCATCATCCGGCAGATGCTGCGCCGTGTGACGATCATCGAGTCCGGCGACGCCGAGCTGCTGCCCGGCGAGCTGGTCGAGCGCGGCCGGTTCGAGACCGAGAACCGGCGGGTCGTCTCCGAGGGCGGTCACCCGGCCTCGGGTCGTCCGCAGCTGATGGGTATCACCAAGGCGTCGCTGGCCACCGAGTCGTGGCTGTCGGCGGCGTCCTTCCAGGAGACCACCCGGGTGCTGACCGACGCGGCGATCCACGCCAAGTCGGACTCGCTGCTGGGCCTGAAGGAGAACGTCATCATCGGCAAGCTCATCCCGGCCGGTACGGGCCTGTCCCGCTACCGCAACATCCGGGTGGAGCCGACCGAGGAGGCCAAGGCCGCGATGTACTCGGCCGTCGGCTACGACGACATCGACTACAGCCCCTTCGGCACCGGCTCCGGCCAGGCCGTCCCGCTGGAGGACTACGACTACGGCCCGTACAACGGCTGA
- the rplJ gene encoding 50S ribosomal protein L10, whose protein sequence is MARPDKAAAVAELTDQFRSSNAAVLTEYRGLTVAQLKTLRRSLGENATYAVVKNTLTKIAANEAGINQLDDLFAGPSAVAFVTGDPVEAAKGLRDFAKDNPALVIKGGVLDGKALSADEIKKLADLESREVLLAKLAGAMKAKQSQTAALFQALPSKFVRTAEALRAKKAEAEQGEAEQGGAE, encoded by the coding sequence ATGGCGAGGCCTGACAAGGCTGCCGCGGTTGCCGAGTTGACGGATCAGTTCCGCTCCTCGAACGCCGCTGTGCTGACCGAGTACCGCGGTCTCACCGTGGCGCAGCTCAAGACGCTGCGCCGTTCGCTCGGTGAGAACGCCACGTACGCCGTGGTGAAGAACACGCTGACCAAGATCGCGGCCAACGAGGCCGGGATCAACCAGCTGGACGACCTGTTCGCGGGTCCGTCCGCTGTCGCCTTCGTGACCGGTGACCCGGTCGAGGCGGCGAAGGGTCTGCGCGACTTCGCCAAGGACAACCCCGCTCTCGTCATCAAGGGCGGTGTCCTTGACGGCAAGGCGCTGTCCGCCGACGAGATCAAGAAGCTCGCGGACCTCGAGTCCCGCGAGGTTCTGCTCGCCAAGCTGGCGGGTGCCATGAAGGCCAAGCAGTCGCAGACTGCCGCGCTCTTCCAGGCGCTCCCGTCGAAGTTCGTCCGCACCGCGGAGGCGCTTCGGGCCAAGAAGGCCGAGGCCGAGCAGGGCGAGGCCGAGCAGGGCGGTGCCGAGTAA
- the rpoB gene encoding DNA-directed RNA polymerase subunit beta: protein MAASRNASTTNSNTGASTAPLRISFAKIREPLEVPNLLALQTESFDWLLGNAAWKARVEAALDSGQDVPRKSGLEEIFEEISPIEDFSGSMSLTFRDHRFEPPKNSLDECKERDFTYGAPLFVTAEFTNNETGEIKSQTVFMGDFPLMTNKGTFCINGTERVVVSQLVRSPGVYFDSSIDKTSDKDIFSAKIIPSRGAWLEMEIDKRDMVGVRIDRKRKQSVTVLLKALGWSTEQILEEFGEYESMRATLEKDHTQGQDDALLDIYRKLRPGEPPTKEAAQTLLENLYFNPKRYDLAKVGRYKVNKKLGADEPLDAGVLTTDDILATIKYLVKLHAGETETVGESGRSIMVETDDIDHFGNRRIRNVGELIQNQVRTGLARMERVVRERMTTQDVEAITPQTLINIRPVVASIKEFFGTSQLSQFMDQTNPLSGLTHKRRLNALGPGGLSRERAGFEVRDVHPSHYGRMCPIETPEGPNIGLIGSLASYGRVNAFGFIETPYRKVVEGVVTDDVDYLTADEEDRFVIAQANAPLTEDMRYAESRVLVRRRGGEIDYIPGDDVDYMDVSPRQMVSVATAMIPFLEHDDANRALMGANMMRQAVPLIKAEAPLVGTGMEYRCAVDAGDVIKAEKDGVVQEVSADYVTVTNDDGTYTTYRVAKFSRSNQGTSFNQKVVVNEGDRVVVGQVLVDGPSTEAGEMALGKNLLVAFMPWEGHNYEDAIILSQRLVQDDVLSSIHIEEHEVDARDTKLGPEEITRDIPNVSEEVLADLDERGIIRIGADVVAGDILVGKVTPKGETELTPEERLLRAIFGEKAREVRDTSLKVPHGEVGKIIGVRVFDREEGDELPPGVNQLVRVYVAQKRKITDGDKLAGRHGNKGVISKILPVEDMPFLEDGSPVDIILNPLGVPSRMNPGQVLEIHLGWLAKQGWDVSGVADEWARRLEAIDAHRVEPGTNVATPVFDGAREDEIRGLFESTVPNRDGDRMVLPSGKARLFDGRSGEPFPEPVSIGYMYILKLHHLVDDKLHARSTGPYSMITQQPLGGKAQFGGQRFGEMEVWALEAYGAAYALQELLTIKSDDVLGRVKVYEAIVKGENIPEPGIPESFKVLIKEMQSLCLNVEVLSSDGMSIEMRDTDEDVFRAAEELGIDLSRREPSSVEEV from the coding sequence TTGGCCGCCTCGCGCAACGCCTCGACCACCAATTCGAACACCGGCGCAAGCACCGCTCCGCTGCGTATCTCCTTCGCGAAGATCCGTGAACCGCTCGAAGTTCCGAACCTCCTCGCGCTTCAGACCGAGAGCTTTGACTGGCTGCTCGGCAATGCCGCGTGGAAGGCTCGGGTCGAGGCGGCCCTGGACAGCGGGCAGGACGTCCCCAGGAAGTCAGGTCTTGAGGAGATCTTCGAGGAGATCTCCCCGATCGAGGACTTCTCCGGGTCGATGTCGCTCACTTTCCGTGACCACCGGTTCGAGCCGCCGAAGAACTCGCTCGACGAGTGCAAGGAGCGCGACTTCACGTACGGCGCCCCGCTCTTCGTCACCGCCGAGTTCACCAACAACGAAACCGGCGAGATCAAGTCCCAGACGGTCTTCATGGGCGACTTCCCGCTGATGACCAACAAGGGCACCTTCTGCATCAACGGCACCGAGCGTGTCGTCGTCTCGCAGCTGGTCCGCTCGCCCGGCGTCTACTTCGACAGCTCCATCGACAAGACGTCCGACAAGGACATCTTCTCGGCCAAGATCATCCCCTCCCGGGGTGCCTGGCTGGAGATGGAGATCGACAAGCGCGACATGGTCGGTGTCCGCATCGACCGCAAGCGCAAGCAGTCGGTCACGGTGCTGCTCAAGGCGCTGGGCTGGAGCACCGAGCAGATCCTGGAGGAGTTCGGCGAGTACGAGTCGATGCGCGCCACCCTGGAGAAGGACCACACCCAGGGCCAGGACGACGCGCTGCTCGACATCTACCGCAAGCTGCGTCCGGGCGAGCCGCCGACCAAGGAGGCCGCCCAGACGCTGCTGGAGAACCTCTACTTCAACCCGAAGCGCTACGACCTGGCGAAGGTCGGCCGCTACAAGGTCAACAAGAAGCTCGGCGCCGACGAGCCGCTGGACGCCGGCGTGCTCACCACCGACGACATCCTCGCCACGATCAAGTACCTGGTGAAGCTGCACGCCGGTGAGACCGAGACGGTCGGCGAGTCGGGCCGCTCGATCATGGTCGAGACCGACGACATCGACCACTTCGGCAACCGCCGCATCCGCAACGTCGGCGAGCTGATCCAGAACCAGGTCCGTACGGGTCTCGCCCGTATGGAACGTGTTGTGCGCGAGCGCATGACCACTCAGGACGTCGAGGCGATCACGCCGCAGACCCTGATCAACATCCGGCCGGTCGTCGCCTCCATCAAGGAGTTCTTCGGCACCAGCCAGCTGTCGCAGTTCATGGACCAGACGAACCCGCTGTCGGGCCTGACCCACAAGCGCCGCCTCAACGCGCTGGGCCCCGGTGGTCTGTCCCGTGAGCGGGCCGGCTTCGAGGTCCGCGACGTGCACCCGTCGCACTACGGCCGCATGTGCCCGATCGAGACGCCGGAAGGCCCGAACATCGGTCTGATCGGCTCGCTGGCCTCCTACGGCCGGGTCAACGCGTTCGGCTTCATCGAGACGCCGTACCGCAAGGTCGTCGAGGGCGTCGTCACCGACGACGTCGACTACCTGACCGCCGACGAGGAGGACCGCTTCGTCATCGCGCAGGCCAACGCGCCGCTGACCGAGGACATGCGGTACGCCGAGTCCCGCGTGCTGGTCCGCCGCCGCGGCGGCGAGATCGACTACATCCCCGGTGACGACGTCGACTACATGGACGTCTCGCCGCGCCAGATGGTGTCGGTCGCGACCGCGATGATCCCGTTCCTGGAGCACGACGACGCCAACCGCGCCCTGATGGGCGCGAACATGATGCGCCAGGCCGTGCCGCTGATCAAGGCCGAGGCGCCGCTGGTCGGCACCGGCATGGAGTACCGCTGCGCGGTCGACGCCGGCGACGTGATCAAGGCCGAGAAGGACGGTGTGGTCCAGGAGGTCTCCGCCGACTACGTCACGGTGACCAACGACGACGGCACGTACACCACCTACCGGGTCGCGAAGTTCTCCCGCTCCAACCAGGGCACGTCCTTCAACCAGAAGGTCGTCGTCAACGAGGGCGACCGGGTCGTCGTGGGCCAGGTGCTGGTCGACGGTCCGTCGACCGAGGCCGGCGAGATGGCGCTCGGCAAGAACCTGCTGGTCGCGTTCATGCCGTGGGAGGGCCACAACTACGAGGACGCGATCATCCTGTCGCAGCGCCTCGTGCAGGACGACGTCCTGTCCTCGATCCACATCGAGGAGCACGAGGTCGACGCCCGTGACACCAAGCTCGGCCCCGAGGAGATCACCCGGGACATCCCGAACGTCTCCGAGGAGGTCCTGGCGGACCTGGACGAGCGCGGCATCATCCGGATCGGCGCCGACGTGGTCGCCGGCGACATCCTGGTCGGCAAGGTCACCCCGAAGGGCGAGACCGAGCTGACCCCGGAGGAGCGGCTGCTGCGGGCGATCTTCGGCGAGAAGGCCCGCGAGGTCCGCGACACCTCCCTCAAGGTCCCGCACGGCGAGGTCGGCAAGATCATCGGCGTCCGGGTCTTCGACCGCGAGGAGGGCGACGAGCTGCCGCCCGGTGTGAACCAGCTGGTGCGCGTGTACGTGGCGCAGAAGCGGAAGATCACCGACGGCGACAAGCTCGCCGGACGCCACGGCAACAAGGGCGTCATCTCCAAGATCCTCCCCGTCGAGGACATGCCGTTCCTGGAGGACGGCAGCCCGGTCGACATCATCCTCAACCCGCTCGGCGTCCCGTCCCGGATGAACCCGGGACAGGTGCTGGAGATCCACCTCGGCTGGCTGGCCAAGCAGGGCTGGGACGTCTCCGGTGTCGCCGACGAGTGGGCCCGCCGCCTGGAGGCGATCGACGCCCACCGGGTCGAGCCCGGCACCAACGTGGCGACGCCGGTCTTCGACGGCGCCCGGGAGGACGAGATCCGCGGACTGTTCGAGTCCACGGTCCCGAACCGCGACGGCGACCGCATGGTGCTGCCGTCCGGCAAGGCACGGCTCTTCGACGGCCGCTCCGGCGAGCCGTTCCCCGAGCCGGTCTCGATCGGTTACATGTACATCCTGAAGCTGCACCACCTGGTGGACGACAAGCTCCACGCCCGCTCCACCGGTCCGTACTCGATGATCACCCAGCAGCCGCTCGGTGGTAAGGCGCAGTTCGGCGGGCAGCGATTCGGCGAGATGGAGGTGTGGGCGCTGGAGGCGTACGGCGCCGCCTACGCGCTCCAGGAGCTGCTGACCATCAAGTCCGACGACGTTCTCGGCCGCGTGAAGGTCTACGAGGCCATCGTCAAGGGCGAGAACATCCCCGAGCCCGGCATTCCCGAGTCCTTCAAGGTGCTCATCAAGGAAATGCAGTCGCTGTGCCTCAACGTGGAGGTGCTGTCCTCGGACGGCATGTCCATCGAGATGCGCGACACCGACGAGGACGTGTTCCGCGCCGCGGAAGAGCTCGGAATCGACCTGTCCCGGCGCGAGCCGAGCAGCGTCGAAGAGGTCTGA